From Tripterygium wilfordii isolate XIE 37 chromosome 16, ASM1340144v1, whole genome shotgun sequence, one genomic window encodes:
- the LOC119980846 gene encoding endoplasmic reticulum metallopeptidase 1, producing the protein MRQRPGNSPAKPKPSTRDEAVGGPKRTADEGVESTTTSTVSRTVIAKRSGFSWLFMFVAFVYGSWAVYQYQYQNLPVPLTAEQAGKRGFSEVEAMKHVKVLTELGPHPVGSDALDRALQYVLSAAENIRKTAHWEVEVEVDFFHSKSGANRMVGGLFKGKTLVYSDLKHIILRISPKYTPGAEENAILVSSHIDTVSSAEGAGDCSSCVAVMLELARGVSQWAHGFKNAVIFLLNTGEEEGLNGAHSFITQHPWNTTVRVAIDLEAMGVGGKSVIFQAGPHPWAIENFALAAKYPSGQIVAQDIFSSGVIKSATDFQIYKELAGLSGLDFAFMDNGAVYHTKNDKLELLTPGSLQHLGENMLAFLLQIAPSSHLPVDKSMREEETGHNAAVFFDILGTYMIVYNHRYANMLHNSVILQSLLIWTTSLLMGGYPAAISLALSCLSAILMWICSISFSALVAIILPLITSSPVPYVASPWLVVGLFAAPALLGALTGQHLGYFILQTYLSKAYSKRKQLPSAIQAELIKAEAERWLFKAGFLQWFILLILGSYYKFGSSYMALVWLVSPAFAYGMLEATLTPVRLPRPLKLATLLIGLAIPILVSAGTFIQLTGTVIGIVVRFDRNPGGSPQWLGNVIVATFIAVLICLTMVYLLSYVHLSGAKRFVILVTFVLFGLSLAVVLSGVVPPFSEGTARAVNVVHVVDATGRSSGTEDPASYISLFSTTAGHLMEEVDQIAEGFICGTGKVVDFITFSVKYGCWANDSTEQGWSKSDIPTMNVDDDTAEDRRTTRVSFDTKASIRWSLAINTDEIEDFILKGNEDDLIPLGDKSSIDGWHIIQFSGGKNAPTKFELKLFWGEKSHQTAQNAHAQGEDRRPLLKLRTDVDRVTPKTERVLKSLPAWCSLFGKSTSPNTLAFLTSLPVNFSR; encoded by the exons ATGCGACAGCGGCCAGGAAATTCGCCGGCGAAACCGAAGCCGTCGACGAGAGATGAAGCAGTTGGTGGACCTAAAAGAACGGCTGATGAAGGAGTGGAATCTACGACTACTAGTACTGTTAGTCGCACAGTGATAGCTAAGAGGTCAGGGTTCTCGTGGCTGTTTATGTTCGTGGCGTTCGTATACGGATCATGGGCAGTTTACCAGTACCAGTATCAGAATCTGCCGGTGCCACTTACGGCGGAGCAGGCTGGAAAGAGGGGTTTCTCGGAGGTTGAGGCTATGAAGCATGTCAAGGTCCTCACTGAATTGGGTCCGCACCCTGTTGGTTCCGATGCCCTTGACCGAGCATTGCAG TATGTTTTGTCAGCAGCTGAAAATATCAGGAAAACTGCTCACTGGGAGGTTGAAGTTGAAGTGgattttttccattcaaaatctGGTGCCAATCGAATGGTTGGTGGGCTCTTCAAGGGGAAAACACTTGTTTATTCTGATCTAAAACACATCATATTGAGAATTTCACCCAAATATACTCCTGGCGCAGAAGAGAATGCTATTCTGGTCTCTTCTCATATCGATACTGTTTCCTCAGC GGAAGGGGCTGGAGATTGCAGTTCCTGTGTAGCTGTCATGTTGGAACTTGCACGAGGGGTTTCTCAGTGGGCTCATGGATTTAAGAATGCagttatatttttattaaatactgGAGAGGAGGAGGGTCTAAATGGTGCTCATAGCTTCATAACTCAG CATCCTTGGAATACAACTGTTCGTGTGGCCATCGACTTGGAGGCCATGGGTGTTGGAGGGAAGTCAGTTATATTTCAG GCTGGTCCTCATCCATGGGCGATTGAAAACTTTGCATTGGCAGCAAAATACCCATCTGGTCAAATCGTAGCTCAG GATATCTTTTCTTCTGGCGTCATTAAATCGGCGACAGATTTTCAAATATACAAGGAGCTTGCTGGTCTTTCAGGGCTTGACTTTGCGTTCATGGATAATGGCGCTGTATATCACACAAAG AATGACAAATTAGAGCTTCTAACGCCAGGATCTCTTCAACATCTTGGAGAGAATATGCTAGCTTTTCTGCTTCAGATTGCTCCATCATCTCATCTTCCAGTGGACAAGTCAATGAGGGAAGAAGAAACTGGCCACAATGCTGCTGTTTTCTTTGACATTTTG GGAACATATATGATTGTATACAATCATCGTTATGCGAATATGCTTCATAACTCTGTGATCTTGCAATCACTTTTGATATGGACCACATCACTCCTTATGGGTGGTTATCCAGCAGCAATTTCATTGGCCTTGTCATGCTTGAGTGCTATCCTTATGTGGATATGTTCAATAAGTTTCTCTGCTCTTGTTGCAATTATTCTTCCACTTATAACTTCCTCTCCAGTTCCTTATGTTGCAAGCCCTTGGCTTGTAGTTGGGCTATTTGCTGCACCTGCCCTGCTTGGGGCACTGACTGGTCAACATTTGGGTTATTTTATTCTTCAAACATATCTGTCAAAGGCATATTCTAAGAGAAAGCAACTTCCATCTGCTATTCAAGCTGAGTTGATCAAGGCAGAGGCTGAAAGATGGCTCTTTAAAGCTGGTTTTCTTCAGTGGTTCATTCTTTTGATCTTGGGAAGCTATTATAAGTTCGGATCATCTTACATGGCTCTTGTTTGGCTAGTTTCACCGGCATTTGCAT ATGGCATGCTTGAAGCAACTTTGACACCAGTTCGGTTGCCCAGGCCACTCAAACTTGCAACCCTGCTGATAGGATTGGCTATACCAATTTTGGTTTCTGCTGGCACATTTATTCAGTTGACTGGCACAGTAATCGGCATTGTGGTTCGATTTGATAG GAATCCGGGTGGCAGCCCCCAGTGGCTAGGGAATGTTATAGTTGCCACTTTTATCGCTGTTCTCATATGCCTGACGATGGTCTACCTTCTTTCATATGTTCATCTTTCAG GTGCAAAACGATTTGTTATCCTGgtgacttttgttttgtttggcctTTCACTTGCTGTGGTATTATCTGGTGTCGTTCCACCATTTTCCGAAGGCACAGCGAGAGCTGTAAAT GTTGTGCACGTTGTGGATGCTACGGGAAGATCTAGTGGAACGGAAGATCCTGCCTCAtatatttctctattttctacaactGCCGGACATTTGATGGAAGAGGTTGATCAGATTGCTGAAGGCTTCATATGTGGTACAGGCAAAGTTGTTGATTTTATCACATTCTCGGTGAAATATGGTTGTTGGGCAAATGATTCCACTGAGCAAGGATGGAGCAAATCAGATATTCCGACGATGAATGTCGATGATGACACCGCAGAGGATAGACGAACCACACGAGTTTCTTTTGATACAAAAGCTTCCATACGATGGTCTCTTGCTATTAACACTGATGAAATAGAGGATTTCATACTCAAAG GAAATGAGGACGATTTGATTCCATTGGGCGACAAAAGCAGCATAGATGGATGGCATATTATACAGTTTTCCGGAGGGAAGAATGCACCCACTAAGTTTGAACTGAAGCTTTTCTGGGGGGAGAAGTCTCATCAGACGGCGCAAAATGCACATGCACAGGGAGAGGACCGGCGTCCCCTATTAAAGCTAAGAACAGATGTTGACAGAGTAACTCCAAAAACTGAAAGAGTACTCAAGAGCCTTCCGGCTTGGTGTTCCTTGTTCGGGAAGTCCACCTCTCCTAACACCTTGGCCTTTTTAACTAGTCTTCCTGTAAATTTTTCTAGGTAA